The segment tgttttaaaagaaactgttaTTGTAGAAAAACTAGAAAACGCGAATGAGTGAAAAGATGTGTGATCCCATCACCAGAGAAAAACCACCATTCACATTTTGGTATATGTCCCCCCCAATCTCTTTTCCATGCCTCCACACGCACAGCATGATATTTGCTTAATGGAACCAGATGATACGTCACTTCACCCTTGCAGGTGGGTACTTGGCGCACAGCCTGGCCATTATGACTGACGCGGCCCACCTGTTGGCGGACGTGGGCAGCATGATGGGCAGCCTCTTCTCCCTCTGGCTCTCTACCCGTCCAGCCACCCGCACCATGACCTTTGGCTGGCACCGCTCAGGTAAGGTGCCTGCATGGCCTGAGAACCCTTCGACCTGGCCAGAAGGTACCTCTCAGGGTCCTGGGCTGCTCTCTAACAGCTTGTCTCCCCCTGCAGAGACTCTGGGGGCTCTGGCCTCTGTGGTCTCCCTCTGGATGGTCACTGGCATCCTCCTGTACCTGGCCTTCATCCGTCTGCTGCACAGCGACTACCACATCGAGGGGGGTGCCATGCTGCTGACCGCCAGCATTGCGGTCTGTGCCAATCTGCTGTACGTTCCAGTATGGAGCAGGCACCATGTCGGAGTGGGGGTGAGGGGTCCTCCTGCAGGCTTGGAGAGCAGACTATTCACCCAGCAGACCCGCAGCACATGCACACAGTTCTTGCCTTGCTGCCCTGGGGATGTCtgagagggggttgggggggagacCTAAAATTCAGGGTCAACAGACCTTGGTTAAAGGCCTGCTGGGTACTGGCCCCTCTGCTGGGGACCATCATCAATGTTGTCCATTTAAAGCACACAACCACCCCTACGAGGTAGGTAGTGTCACCCCTGACATTCAGTTAATGAGAGATGGTcgagtggttaggattccagctCTCATGGATGAgagcctggggtttgatccctgttcgggGTGCTGAGATTCTGCAAACTACccggtgtggccaaaacaaataaCGAGAGGTGACAAGGGGCCTTGCCTGCCCAGGACATGTAGCAATTTCAGTAGCAGGGCCAAGATCTGAATCTACATCTCTAGTACCAAGTATTCCTCCCCCCAGGTGGCTCTGTTTGTCTCTCTTGGACAGCATTGCTTTCTTCTGAGGACTGGGAAAATAGGGAGAAAACAGGTAGAGAAAGGGCTCCTGGGAGGTGAGAGGAGGGGGCATGGAAGTGGGTGGAGGATGCTGGGAGCAGGCCACCTGGGCTAAGCTGCTCTGCTTCCCCCTCAGAATGGCTTTTGTGCTGCACCAGGCTGGGCCCCCCCACAGCCATGGGTCTAGAGGGGCAGAGTATGCACCGCTGGAGGAGGGGTCCGGGGAGCCCTTGCCTCTGGGGAACACCAGCGTCCGGGCGGCCTTTGTGCACGTGCTGGGAGACCTCCTGCAGAGCCTTGGGGTGCTGATTGCCTCCATCCTCATCTACTTCAAGGTACCATGTGTGCAAGCCTGCCCAGTCTTGCCCTCGCCTCTCTACATCCCAGCCCTGCCTTCCCTGggtccccatccccaccctacTCCACCTCCCAGCTCCATAGGACCCCTGGCCCAGGGTTATGGTCCCTTTCCCCTCTCAGGTCCTGTTTGTCCAGGGTGCCCCTAGATCTTCCCCTGAAAGGTTCCCAGTTCCCAGGCTCTTAGGGCTTTCTTTCTGTGCAGCCTCAGTACAAAGCAGCTGACCCCATCAGCACCTTCCTCTTCTCCATCTGTGCCCTTGGATCCACAGCTCCCACCCTGCGAGATGTTCTCCGTGTCCTCATGGAAGGTGAGTCCGATGATGCCGCTTTCCTACATCCCCCACACCGGGCCCTCcctgaccccactccagtactaggTACCCCTCTTTCCTCTGAAGAGTGTGTGGAGAGAAGGCTTATTGCTGGAAGGAGGATTCAGGGATGGGGTGAACTGTGGGGATCAGGGTGAGTGGTACaggatgggggaggtggggtCCTGACCTCTGGGCAGGAGCAGCTTTGGCAGTAAGACGTGGTGGGTGCTACTTGCAGGGACCCCCCGAAGTGTGAGCTTTGAACCCGTTCGGGACACCTTGTTGTCGGTGCCGGGAGTCCGGGCAATCCATGAGCTGCACCTGTGGTCCCTGACGTTCACGCACTACGTCGCCTCCGCACACCTGGCCATTGGTGAGTCCACGCTAGCCCCAGCCAGTTACTTCCCAGAAACATTTGTCctttcccctcccaccctccaaaCACAGGAAGCTGGTCTGAATTACTGGGACTGTTCCCATCTCTCTGGCTTTCTCGACCTCTAGCTCTGTttttgtatctctctctctctcatgcatGTTGGCGCCCTAGACAAGGTGTTCCGGGGAAAGTTTCACCCTCTTTAAAGTAGTACAGGGCACCAGTAATCCTTTAAAAGATCACTGGTACCCACAGGTCTAAGTGGtggggcacagagaggtaaaTTGTGGCTTCTCACTccatgtaacttttaaaaatgatgattatGAAGACTGTATGGCAACTAGGAAAAATGTTTATGGTATAATGCTAAGAGAGAAAGCTGAATATAAAATTATAGCCACATTATGattcaactatttaaaatatatagggtGACTCACAAGCTGACAAAGGATTTTTGAGTTTCTTCCAGATGCAAGAAGCAATCAGAGACTTGCAATTTGGATGCCAAAAATATTATACTCTGTAGGATATTTGATGGTAACTCTAGAGGGACAATGGGAACAGAATATTTGACATCTGGATCGTTGTGAAAAATCGGGTGGTATGGCTGCTGAAATACACAGCTGTACACAGACACCCAAAGAGAAGAAGCGAATAGCAAAATAAGAACAGTTTAGCGTGTTAGGCTAGTCAGTTAGGGATGAGTCTCCCCAAGCTTTTCTTTGAACAGTTGTACACTGTTCGtacaacagagagagaaaataaaggtcCCATTCAATCCTGGCTTTCATGCCATGCAAAACCCCTGGGTTCCCCTTCACCCATCCTTATCTGGACCCTGGCCTGGCTCCCCACTCCCCAGGGAGCTCGCTGTTTCTTATCACTCCCCCGCAGATTCCACGGCCGACCCCGAAGCTGTCCTAGCTGAAGCTACATCCCGGCTCCACTCCCGGTTTGGATTCTCCAGCTGTACCCTGCAGGTCGAGCAATACCAGCCTGAGATGGCCCAGTGCCTGCGCTGCCAGGAGCCCCCCCAAGCCTGAGCCCCGGCCCCAGCCATACCCCACTGCCAGGCCCAGGCTCTGCCCTGGACTCT is part of the Bos indicus isolate NIAB-ARS_2022 breed Sahiwal x Tharparkar chromosome 11, NIAB-ARS_B.indTharparkar_mat_pri_1.0, whole genome shotgun sequence genome and harbors:
- the SLC30A3 gene encoding probable proton-coupled zinc antiporter SLC30A3 isoform X2 encodes the protein MSFHHCHRDPLPQPGLTPERMQAQRQLCTACAVCCVFMAGEVVGGYLAHSLAIMTDAAHLLADVGSMMGSLFSLWLSTRPATRTMTFGWHRSETLGALASVVSLWMVTGILLYLAFIRLLHSDYHIEGGAMLLTASIAVCANLLMAFVLHQAGPPHSHGSRGAEYAPLEEGSGEPLPLGNTSVRAAFVHVLGDLLQSLGVLIASILIYFKPQYKAADPISTFLFSICALGSTAPTLRDVLRVLMEGTPRSVSFEPVRDTLLSVPGVRAIHELHLWSLTFTHYVASAHLAIDSTADPEAVLAEATSRLHSRFGFSSCTLQVEQYQPEMAQCLRCQEPPQA
- the SLC30A3 gene encoding probable proton-coupled zinc antiporter SLC30A3 isoform X1 — protein: MEPSPTTGGSETTRLVGPRDRGGAGGGLRLKSLFTEAPEPLPEEPKPVEMSFHHCHRDPLPQPGLTPERMQAQRQLCTACAVCCVFMAGEVVGGYLAHSLAIMTDAAHLLADVGSMMGSLFSLWLSTRPATRTMTFGWHRSETLGALASVVSLWMVTGILLYLAFIRLLHSDYHIEGGAMLLTASIAVCANLLMAFVLHQAGPPHSHGSRGAEYAPLEEGSGEPLPLGNTSVRAAFVHVLGDLLQSLGVLIASILIYFKPQYKAADPISTFLFSICALGSTAPTLRDVLRVLMEGTPRSVSFEPVRDTLLSVPGVRAIHELHLWSLTFTHYVASAHLAIDSTADPEAVLAEATSRLHSRFGFSSCTLQVEQYQPEMAQCLRCQEPPQA